Proteins encoded within one genomic window of Panicum virgatum strain AP13 chromosome 1N, P.virgatum_v5, whole genome shotgun sequence:
- the LOC120655153 gene encoding pentatricopeptide repeat-containing protein At1g51965, mitochondrial-like, with amino-acid sequence MPRRLATTYSGRIAAATPSPSGLSLTVTVSPTPPPTPFDTRGFPLPRRHLVCAVARILRSPSSPSPLLDLADYLGSLRLTITADEASEVIKAVAPDTALALSFFLFAATSIPGFRHDAFSYNRILSLLLRSRADPAEALRLIAEMERDGVPGNISTVNLLVGTGVEVGRCLELAKKWGLRLNGYTYKCIVQAHLRSREVWKGFEMYEKMRRKGYKLDIFAYNMLLDALAKAGMVDQAYQVFQDMKQNNCEPDAYTYTILIRMSGKAGNTTKFLSLLEEMVSKGCTLNLIAYNTVIEALGKNKMVDKVIFMLSKMIESGCQPNEFTYSVVILDVLATGGHLHRLNEILDICSGHLNRSIYSFLIKSLCKSGHASEAHIVFCRMWSSYEKGDRGAFVSMLEALCNAEKTTEAIDLLHMMPEKGIATDVEMYNMVFSALGKLKQVSFISNLYDMMKANGVVPDVFTYNIMISSFGRVGLVDKVRERFEEMQASSCKPDVITYNSLINCLGKNGDLDEAHMLFKEMQDKGYNPDVFTYSILIECFGKSNKVDMACSLFDEMIAAGCVPNIVTYNILLDCLERRGKTGEAHKLYETLKQQGLTPDSITYSILERLESRSQRTVRIRKPSRTTGWVVSPV; translated from the exons ATGCCCCGCCGTCTCGCGACGACCTACTCCGGCCGCAtcgccgccgcgacgccgtccCCCTCGGGCCTCTCTCTCACCGTCACCGTCTCCCCGACGCCGCCCCCCACCCCGTTCGACACGCGCGGCTtcccgctcccgcgccgccacctcgtCTGCGCCGTCGCCCGCATCCTCCGCTCCccgtcctccccctccccgctgCTCGACCTTGCCGACTACCTCGGCTCCCTCCGCCTCACCATCACCGCCGACGAGGCCTCCGAGGTCATCAAGGCGGTCGCCCCCGACACCGCCCTCGCCCTAAGCTTCTTCCTCTTCGCCGCCACCTCCATTCCGGGATTCCGGCACGATGCCTTCTCCTACAACCGTATCCTGTCCCTCCTCTTACGCAGCCGCGCCGACCCCGCCGAGGCCCTGCGGCTCATCGCGGAGATGGAGCGGGACGGCGTGCCCGGCAACATCTCCACCGTGAATCTGCTGGTCGGGACGGGCGTGGAGGTGGGCAGGTGCCTGGAGCTGGCGAAGAAGTGGGGGCTGAGGCTGAACGGGTACACCTACAAATGCATTGTGCAGGCGCACTTGAGGAGCAGGGAGGTGTGGAAGGGGTTCGAGATGTATGAGAAGATGCGGAGGAAGGGATATAAGCTGGACATCTTTGCATATAACATGCTGCTTGATGCCCTTGCCAAGGCTGGAATG GTTGACCAAGCTTATCAAGTCTTCCAAGATATGAAACAAAACAACTGTGAGCCAGATGCATATACATACACTATACTAATTAGAATGTCTGGAAAGGCTGGGAACACAACTAAATTTCTCTCACTTTTGGAGGAAATGGTGTCCAAAGGATGTACTCTTAACCTGATTGCTTATAATACTGTTATTGAGGCTCTTGGTAAGAACAAGATGGTTGACAAGGTGATCTTTATGCTTTCTAAAATGATTGAGAGTGGCTGCCAGCCCAATGAATTCACATATAGCGTTGTTATCCTGGATGTTTTAGCAACAGGAGGACACCTGCACAGGCTGAATGAGATTCTAGATATCTGTAGTGGACATCTGAACAGATCGATTTATTCTTTTTTGATCAAGTCACTCTGCAAATCTGGGCATGCAAGTGAGGCTCATATTGTGTTCTGTCGTATGTGGAGTTCCTATGAAAAAGGAGACCGGGGTGCTTTTGTATCAATGCTTGAGGCGCTATGCAATGCAGAAAAAACAACAGAGGCTATTGATCTACTACATATGATGCCTGAAAAGGGGATTGCTACAGATGTTGAAATGTACAATATGGTCTTTTCTGCTCTTGGGAAGCTCAAGCAGGTATCTTTCATAAGCAATCTCTACGATATGATGAAAGCCAATGGGGTTGTTCCTGATGTTTTCACATACAATATTATGATCTCAAGTTTTGGTAGGGTTGGCTTAGTTGATAAGGTGCGTGAACGTTTTGAGGAAATGCAAGCTAGCAGTTGTAAGCCTGATGTCATCACCTACAATTCTCTCATAAACTGCCTTGGTAAAAATGGAGATCTGGATGAAGCCCACATGCTTTTCAAAGAGATGCAAGATAAAGGATATAATCCTGATGTCTTTACTTACAGCATATTAATTGAGTGCTTTGGTAAATCCAATAAGGTTGATATGGCATGCAGTTTGTTTGATGAGATGATTGCTGCGGGATGTGTTCCTAATATTGTAACCTATAACATTTTACTAGACTGTTTGGAGAGACGTGGGAAGACAGGAGAAGCTCATAAACTTTATGAAACTCTGAAGCAACAGGGGTTGACTCCTGACTCGATAACTTACTCAATACTTGAGCGATTAGAAAGTAGATCTCAACGAACAGTAAGAATACGTAAGCCAAGTCGGACTACAGGTTGGGTTGTAAGTCCAGTATGA